One segment of Aggregicoccus sp. 17bor-14 DNA contains the following:
- a CDS encoding pitrilysin family protein, translated as MRRLSAALLCAAALASACASAPKPQPAPAPAPAPAAAAAKPQPAPAGDNTVGSAADEPFRAHAPAPGQKPELVLPRFEQAKLSNGLTVIVSTRKELPLVSMGVAFADGGAQDTRGKAGISDLAYAMLLEGAGGLDAIALDNAFSDLGASPSLNVGADGAFLSTRVLTRNLEPALQLLSRVTQQPTFAPKDFDRRKKQHLKGLVQRLGSPGFLAQQAYLAQIYGENHPYGHVSGGTPATVQSVSLADARNWYRSHTGPRAAALVFAGDITLADAQALAQKYFGGWKGGAVRPKPPPAPPVPPRQAVLYVPKPGLQQTLITVGRPGLQTGHPDEYALELASTVFGGFFGSRLNMNLREAKGYTYGANASSSARYGVGPLSASSAVRADVTGPALLEVMNELEGLQEHPITDKELESAREGLVAAFPGAFDSVEGLAGSAAALFQQDRPMDEFNRTVQGLQEASAAEVQRVAELYFKPELMQIVLVGDPQVISEAVEPMRLGKLQARPVPGLPSGGAAGAPQGTAGKSKP; from the coding sequence ATGCGCCGCCTCTCAGCTGCCCTGCTCTGCGCCGCCGCGCTCGCCAGCGCCTGCGCCTCTGCTCCCAAGCCGCAGCCCGCGCCGGCCCCCGCCCCCGCACCCGCGGCCGCCGCCGCCAAGCCGCAGCCCGCGCCGGCCGGAGACAACACCGTGGGCTCCGCCGCGGACGAGCCCTTCCGCGCGCACGCGCCCGCGCCCGGCCAGAAGCCGGAGCTGGTGCTGCCCAGGTTCGAGCAGGCGAAGCTCTCCAACGGGCTCACGGTGATCGTGAGCACGCGCAAGGAGCTGCCGCTGGTCTCCATGGGCGTGGCCTTCGCGGACGGCGGCGCGCAGGACACGCGCGGCAAGGCGGGGATCAGCGACCTCGCGTACGCGATGCTGCTCGAGGGCGCCGGCGGGCTGGACGCCATCGCGCTGGACAACGCCTTCTCGGACCTGGGCGCGAGCCCCTCGCTCAACGTGGGCGCGGACGGCGCCTTCCTCTCCACGCGCGTGCTCACCCGCAACCTGGAGCCCGCGCTGCAGCTGCTCAGCCGCGTGACCCAGCAGCCCACCTTCGCGCCCAAGGACTTCGACCGGCGCAAGAAGCAGCACCTCAAGGGGCTGGTGCAGCGGCTCGGCAGCCCGGGCTTCCTCGCGCAGCAGGCCTACCTCGCGCAGATCTACGGGGAGAACCACCCCTACGGGCACGTCTCCGGCGGCACGCCCGCGACCGTGCAGAGCGTGAGCCTGGCGGATGCGCGCAACTGGTACCGCTCGCACACCGGTCCGCGCGCCGCCGCGCTGGTGTTCGCCGGTGACATCACGCTCGCGGACGCGCAGGCGCTCGCGCAGAAGTACTTCGGTGGCTGGAAGGGCGGCGCCGTGCGCCCGAAGCCGCCGCCCGCGCCGCCCGTGCCCCCGCGCCAGGCGGTGCTCTACGTGCCCAAGCCGGGCCTGCAGCAGACGCTGATCACCGTGGGCCGCCCGGGCCTGCAGACGGGCCACCCGGACGAGTACGCGCTCGAGCTCGCCTCCACCGTGTTCGGCGGCTTCTTCGGCAGCCGGCTCAACATGAACCTGCGCGAGGCCAAGGGCTACACCTACGGCGCCAACGCGAGCAGCAGCGCGCGCTACGGCGTGGGACCGCTGAGCGCGAGCAGCGCCGTGCGCGCGGACGTCACCGGCCCCGCGCTGCTCGAGGTGATGAACGAGCTGGAGGGCCTGCAGGAGCACCCCATCACCGACAAGGAGCTGGAGAGCGCGCGCGAGGGCCTCGTCGCCGCGTTCCCGGGCGCCTTCGACAGCGTGGAGGGGCTCGCGGGCAGCGCCGCGGCGCTGTTCCAGCAGGACCGCCCCATGGACGAGTTCAACCGCACCGTGCAGGGGCTGCAGGAGGCGAGCGCCGCGGAGGTGCAGCGCGTGGCCGAGCTCTACTTCAAGCCGGAGCTGATGCAGATCGTCCTCGTGGGGGACCCGCAGGTCATCTCCGAGGCCGTGGAGCCGATGCGCCTGGGCAAGCTGCAGGCGCGGCCCGTGCCGGGGCTGCCCTCGGGTGGCGCGGCCGGTGCGCCTCAGGGCACCGCGGGCAAGAGCAAGCCCTAG
- the grxC gene encoding glutaredoxin 3, which translates to MYPVTLYTKTYCAFSKRALALLDSKGVLYENIDVTDSDQRFTEMAKRAHGALTVPQIFIGGQHIGGCSELEQLERERKLDAMLGRGDSSVPSPS; encoded by the coding sequence ATGTACCCGGTGACGCTGTACACGAAGACCTACTGCGCGTTCTCGAAGCGGGCGCTCGCGCTGCTGGATTCGAAGGGGGTGCTCTACGAGAACATCGACGTGACGGACAGCGACCAGCGCTTCACGGAGATGGCCAAGCGGGCGCACGGCGCGCTCACCGTGCCGCAGATCTTCATCGGCGGGCAGCACATCGGCGGCTGCAGCGAGCTCGAGCAGCTCGAGCGCGAGCGGAAGCTGGACGCGATGCTCGGCCGCGGCGACAGCAGCGTGCCCAGCCCCTCCTAG
- a CDS encoding DUF2378 family protein codes for MSTPLPAESVTRGTAFEGMFVRALQPTGRFAEQLRAAGYDPAQPARADYPTRVWQACLDVARQHTFPQLSRAAGEHRLGQLFIEGFFQTLAGKMLGATLPMLGPDTVMQKLKRAWASSQPNVEVTPVQLGERHWSVTLRERGILADFCGGLIAGILLRTRVQPEVTVTERAETHCVLSVRWTAKP; via the coding sequence ATGTCCACGCCCCTGCCCGCCGAGTCCGTCACCCGCGGTACCGCCTTCGAGGGGATGTTCGTGCGCGCGCTGCAGCCCACGGGGCGCTTCGCCGAGCAGCTGCGCGCGGCGGGCTACGACCCGGCGCAGCCGGCGCGCGCGGACTACCCCACGCGCGTGTGGCAGGCCTGCCTGGACGTGGCGCGCCAGCACACCTTCCCGCAGCTCTCCCGCGCGGCGGGCGAGCACCGGCTCGGGCAGCTCTTCATCGAGGGCTTCTTCCAGACGCTGGCGGGCAAGATGCTCGGCGCCACGCTGCCCATGCTGGGGCCGGACACGGTGATGCAGAAGCTCAAGCGCGCGTGGGCCTCCTCGCAGCCGAACGTGGAGGTCACGCCGGTGCAGCTGGGCGAGCGCCACTGGTCGGTGACGCTGCGCGAGCGCGGCATCCTCGCGGACTTCTGCGGCGGGCTCATCGCGGGCATCCTGCTGCGCACGCGCGTGCAGCCCGAGGTCACCGTCACCGAGCGCGCCGAGACCCACTGCGTGCTCTCGGTGCGCTGGACCGCGAAGCCCTGA
- a CDS encoding SDR family NAD(P)-dependent oxidoreductase → MGDANERPLAVVTGASRGIGLELARELARRGFDLLLAARGEALTQVAAELAASTGAQVEGVRVDLATHEGVEALWESLEARGRPVEVLALNAGAGVGGDFARETELEQELQLIALNVRSSVHLAKRVLPGMVARGQGRLLVVSSVAAVTPAPLEAVYAASKAFLSSFAASLREELKDTGVSVTALLPAPTETGIFEDAGMGDTRVAQRRKDDPAEVARQGVEALLAGKAKVVGGNVGHTLAIAASGLVPDAVKARVHRYLASTDPKAEEG, encoded by the coding sequence GTGGGCGACGCGAACGAGCGGCCCCTCGCCGTGGTCACGGGCGCCTCGCGCGGCATCGGGCTGGAGCTGGCGCGGGAGCTCGCGCGGCGCGGCTTCGACCTGCTGCTCGCCGCGCGCGGCGAGGCGCTCACCCAGGTCGCGGCCGAGCTCGCGGCCTCCACGGGCGCGCAGGTGGAGGGCGTGCGGGTGGACCTCGCCACGCACGAGGGTGTGGAGGCGCTGTGGGAGAGCCTCGAAGCGCGGGGGCGTCCCGTGGAGGTGCTCGCGCTCAACGCAGGCGCCGGCGTGGGCGGAGACTTCGCGCGCGAGACGGAGCTCGAGCAGGAGCTGCAGCTCATCGCGCTCAACGTGCGCTCCAGCGTGCACCTCGCCAAGCGCGTGCTGCCGGGCATGGTGGCGCGGGGGCAGGGGCGGCTGCTCGTGGTCTCCTCCGTCGCCGCCGTCACGCCCGCGCCGCTCGAGGCGGTGTACGCGGCGTCCAAGGCCTTCCTCTCCTCGTTCGCGGCCTCCCTGCGCGAGGAGCTGAAGGACACCGGCGTGAGCGTCACCGCGCTGCTGCCCGCGCCCACGGAGACGGGCATCTTCGAGGACGCGGGGATGGGCGACACGCGCGTGGCACAGCGGCGCAAGGACGACCCGGCGGAGGTCGCGCGCCAGGGCGTGGAGGCGCTGCTCGCAGGGAAGGCGAAGGTGGTGGGCGGCAACGTCGGCCACACGCTGGCCATCGCCGCGAGCGGGCTCGTGCCGGATGCGGTGAAGGCGCGCGTGCACCGCTACCTCGCCTCGACCGACCCCAAGGCCGAGGAGGGCTGA
- a CDS encoding SDR family oxidoreductase, with translation MSKPLAVVTGASSGIGLELAKQFAQNGFDLLVTAESDALQAATRELEGLGVQVESVQADLATCEGVEALYARIQSLGRPVAAAALNAGVGVGGDFARETDLKAELNLIALNVTSSVHLAKRLARDMVARKEGRLLFTSSIAATMPSPLEAVYGASKAFLSSFAASLRNELADAGITVTALMPGPTETNFFHRAGMDDTRVGQDEKDDPAQVARQGFEALMGGEAKAVAGSTTNKVMAAANKVLPDAAKAKMHRHMSEKDPKAKGH, from the coding sequence ATGTCCAAGCCCCTTGCCGTCGTCACCGGTGCCTCGAGCGGCATCGGCCTCGAGCTCGCGAAGCAGTTCGCGCAGAACGGCTTCGACCTGCTCGTCACCGCGGAGAGCGACGCGCTGCAGGCCGCGACGCGCGAGCTGGAGGGGCTGGGTGTCCAGGTGGAGAGCGTGCAGGCGGACCTCGCGACCTGCGAGGGCGTGGAGGCGCTGTACGCGCGCATCCAGTCGCTCGGCCGGCCCGTGGCGGCCGCCGCACTCAACGCCGGCGTGGGCGTGGGCGGAGACTTCGCGCGCGAGACCGACCTGAAGGCCGAGCTCAACCTCATCGCGCTCAACGTCACCTCCTCGGTGCACCTGGCCAAGCGCCTCGCGCGCGACATGGTGGCACGCAAGGAGGGGCGCCTGCTCTTCACCTCCTCCATCGCCGCCACCATGCCCTCGCCGCTCGAGGCGGTGTACGGCGCCTCCAAGGCCTTCCTCTCCTCCTTCGCGGCCTCCTTGCGCAACGAGCTCGCGGACGCGGGCATCACCGTCACCGCGCTGATGCCGGGTCCCACCGAGACCAACTTCTTCCACCGCGCCGGCATGGACGACACGCGCGTGGGCCAGGACGAGAAGGACGACCCGGCACAGGTGGCGCGCCAGGGCTTCGAGGCGCTGATGGGCGGTGAGGCCAAGGCCGTGGCCGGCTCCACCACCAACAAGGTGATGGCGGCGGCGAACAAGGTCCTGCCGGACGCGGCGAAGGCGAAGATGCACCGCCACATGTCCGAGAAGGACCCGAAGGCGAAGGGGCACTAG
- a CDS encoding MFS transporter, whose product MPLSEPPPASAPASRLQRLSSLRAFRHRSYVALWLGALVSNIGTWMETVAVGVYVTETTGRAAATGAVAAVMYLPAVVLSPIGGALADRFDRRRYLAVMTSAQAVVASALAVLAFLHRLTVPSVALLAFLTGCLNTLLNPAFTALLAELVPAEDLHSALSLNSAQFNLGRIIGPALAAAVLATGGAQWAFGVNALSFFAVLAALTQVRTEVLERLGQRTSLWGGVREGLRYTWADPGLRLALSLTFFVSALISPFIGLVPVFAIRVFHQGAATASLFTTCQGVGAVTCALGVGTLNDYLGRRRLLVGGSLLLGPVAALYWLSPTPALAAASIFVLGGVYLVVVTGTNTYCQSRVPRTMQARVSSLFSTLLGGGYALGLVALGLLSDHVGVRIATVGAALLFLALVAWVRVGSPERMRVFEDRR is encoded by the coding sequence GTGCCCCTCTCCGAGCCCCCTCCCGCTTCCGCTCCCGCCTCTCGCCTCCAGCGCCTCTCCTCGCTGCGCGCCTTCCGCCACCGCAGCTACGTGGCGCTGTGGCTCGGCGCGCTGGTGAGCAACATCGGCACCTGGATGGAGACGGTGGCGGTGGGCGTGTACGTCACCGAGACCACGGGGCGCGCGGCGGCCACGGGCGCGGTGGCCGCGGTGATGTACCTGCCGGCGGTGGTGCTCAGCCCCATCGGCGGCGCGCTCGCGGACCGCTTCGACCGGCGCCGCTACCTCGCGGTGATGACCTCCGCGCAGGCCGTGGTGGCCAGCGCGCTCGCGGTGCTCGCCTTCCTGCACCGGCTCACCGTGCCGAGCGTGGCGCTGCTCGCGTTCCTCACCGGCTGCCTCAACACGCTGCTCAACCCGGCCTTCACCGCGCTGCTCGCGGAGCTGGTGCCGGCCGAGGACCTGCACAGCGCGCTGAGCCTCAACTCGGCGCAGTTCAACCTCGGGCGCATCATCGGCCCGGCGCTCGCCGCGGCGGTGCTCGCGACGGGCGGGGCGCAGTGGGCCTTCGGCGTGAACGCCCTCTCCTTCTTCGCGGTGCTCGCCGCGCTCACCCAGGTGCGCACCGAGGTGCTCGAGCGCCTCGGCCAGCGCACGAGCCTCTGGGGCGGCGTGCGCGAGGGGCTGCGCTACACGTGGGCGGACCCGGGCCTGCGGCTCGCGCTCTCGCTCACCTTCTTCGTCTCGGCGCTCATCTCGCCCTTCATCGGCCTGGTGCCGGTGTTCGCCATCCGCGTGTTCCACCAGGGCGCGGCCACCGCCTCGCTCTTCACCACCTGCCAGGGTGTGGGCGCCGTCACCTGCGCGCTCGGGGTGGGCACGCTCAACGACTACCTGGGCCGCCGGCGCCTGCTGGTGGGCGGCAGCCTGCTGCTCGGGCCGGTGGCGGCGCTGTACTGGCTCAGCCCCACGCCGGCCCTCGCCGCCGCGAGCATCTTCGTGCTGGGCGGCGTGTACCTGGTGGTGGTGACCGGCACGAACACCTACTGCCAGAGCCGCGTGCCGCGCACGATGCAGGCGCGCGTGAGCTCGCTGTTCAGCACGCTGCTGGGCGGCGGCTACGCGCTGGGGCTGGTGGCGCTCGGCCTGCTGAGCGACCACGTGGGGGTGCGCATCGCCACGGTGGGCGCGGCGCTGCTCTTCCTCGCGCTGGTGGCCTGGGTGCGCGTGGGCTCGCCCGAGCGCATGCGCGTGTTCGAAGACCGGCGCTAG
- a CDS encoding SDR family NAD(P)-dependent oxidoreductase, protein MTTAPPQQLALVTGASRAEGLGYETCRQLAQRGLRVLLTARDLTRAQDLAARLQGDGLEVQALALDVTSDASVQGVAAQLEAQHGHLDVLVNNAGSNFDFRVRTVDVDEPQLLAALGTNLIGPWRVSSALLPLLRRSPHARIVNVSSEAGSFGAPYGMASRGETLGAYGVSKAALNAFTLKLAEALRAERILVNAVCPGFIASHPGTAELGARPVSEGAAGVVWAAMLPPGGPTGGFFRDGQPMAW, encoded by the coding sequence ATGACGACCGCCCCACCGCAGCAGCTGGCCCTGGTCACCGGCGCGAGCCGCGCCGAGGGCCTCGGCTACGAGACCTGCCGCCAGCTCGCCCAGCGCGGGCTGCGCGTCCTGCTCACCGCAAGAGACCTCACGCGCGCGCAGGACCTCGCCGCGCGCCTCCAGGGCGACGGCCTCGAGGTGCAGGCGCTCGCGCTGGACGTGACGAGCGACGCGAGCGTACAGGGAGTCGCCGCGCAGCTGGAGGCGCAGCACGGACACCTCGACGTGCTGGTGAACAACGCCGGCAGCAACTTCGACTTCCGCGTGCGCACGGTGGACGTGGACGAGCCGCAGCTGCTCGCCGCGCTGGGGACCAACCTCATCGGCCCCTGGCGCGTGAGCAGCGCGCTGCTGCCCCTGCTGAGGCGCAGCCCGCACGCGCGCATCGTCAACGTGTCGAGCGAGGCCGGCTCCTTCGGGGCGCCGTACGGCATGGCGTCGCGCGGCGAGACGCTCGGGGCCTACGGCGTGTCCAAGGCGGCGCTCAACGCCTTCACGCTGAAGCTCGCCGAGGCGCTGCGCGCCGAGCGCATCCTGGTCAATGCCGTGTGCCCAGGCTTCATCGCCTCGCATCCGGGGACGGCGGAGCTGGGCGCGCGGCCGGTGTCCGAGGGGGCCGCGGGCGTGGTGTGGGCCGCGATGCTCCCTCCCGGTGGACCGACGGGAGGCTTCTTCCGGGACGGGCAGCCGATGGCGTGGTGA
- a CDS encoding methyltransferase encodes MSDDAPGPDETLDSIGTSGVCVLQRRGGYRFTLDALLLAHFAATEGPAPETPVLELGAGSGVVSLLLARQFGRARVTALELQPAVHARMVRSVALNGCEGRVVPLLGDLREARALLSAGAFGHVVSNPPYRRAEAGVQSPDPERALSKQELACSVDAVCAAARHALAPGGALSLVYPAFRLAEVLGALTAARLHPRALRLVHARVHAPATRFLVHAVRDRVGALEVRPPLIVHGEGPGGYAPELEALLEPPRRTPV; translated from the coding sequence GTGAGCGACGACGCGCCAGGCCCCGACGAGACGCTGGACTCCATCGGCACCTCGGGGGTGTGCGTGCTGCAGCGGCGGGGCGGCTACCGCTTCACGCTGGACGCGCTGCTGCTCGCGCACTTCGCCGCGACGGAAGGGCCTGCCCCCGAGACCCCGGTGCTCGAGCTGGGCGCGGGCAGCGGCGTGGTCTCCCTGCTCCTCGCGCGCCAGTTCGGCCGCGCGCGGGTGACGGCGCTGGAGCTGCAGCCCGCGGTGCACGCCCGGATGGTGCGCAGCGTGGCGCTCAACGGGTGCGAGGGGCGCGTCGTCCCGCTGCTCGGAGACCTGCGCGAGGCGCGCGCGCTGCTCTCTGCGGGAGCCTTCGGCCACGTGGTGAGCAACCCACCCTACCGGCGCGCGGAGGCAGGCGTGCAGAGCCCCGACCCCGAGCGCGCGCTCTCCAAACAGGAGCTCGCCTGCAGCGTGGACGCGGTGTGCGCGGCGGCGCGCCATGCACTCGCTCCCGGAGGGGCGCTGAGCCTCGTGTACCCGGCCTTCCGGCTCGCCGAGGTGCTCGGCGCGCTCACGGCTGCCCGCCTGCACCCGCGCGCGCTGCGCCTCGTGCACGCGCGGGTGCACGCGCCCGCCACGCGCTTCCTCGTGCACGCGGTGCGCGACCGGGTGGGCGCGCTCGAGGTGCGCCCGCCGCTCATCGTCCATGGCGAGGGCCCCGGCGGCTACGCGCCCGAGCTCGAGGCCCTGCTCGAGCCGCCGCGCCGCACTCCCGTGTGA
- a CDS encoding GNAT family N-acetyltransferase, which translates to MSRPPRLETHEAHQPPFSPTLLETPRVRLCLPGPDAALRALTYVKENREHLSPFEPERPPDFYTLDYWRMRLEQDREDFVEDRALRMVLMPRGAAPALAPIIGSVSFTQFRRGPLQICELGYGLDHRWQGQGIMTEALQAAIPFVFDRLGFHRIQANHLPENKRSAATLRRLGFSVEGYARDFLRIHGQWRDHVLTALIAPEKPSRR; encoded by the coding sequence ATGAGCCGACCGCCGCGTCTCGAGACCCACGAGGCCCACCAGCCCCCCTTCAGCCCCACGCTGCTGGAGACGCCGCGTGTGCGCCTGTGTCTGCCGGGGCCGGACGCGGCGCTGCGCGCGCTCACCTACGTGAAGGAGAACCGCGAGCACCTCTCCCCCTTCGAGCCCGAGCGCCCGCCGGACTTCTACACGCTCGACTACTGGAGGATGCGGCTGGAGCAGGACCGCGAGGACTTCGTGGAGGACCGCGCGCTGAGGATGGTCCTGATGCCGCGCGGGGCGGCGCCGGCGCTCGCGCCGATCATCGGCAGCGTGAGCTTCACGCAGTTCCGCCGCGGGCCGCTGCAGATCTGCGAGCTGGGCTACGGGCTGGACCACCGTTGGCAGGGACAGGGCATCATGACCGAGGCGCTGCAGGCGGCGATCCCCTTCGTCTTCGACCGCCTCGGCTTCCACCGCATCCAGGCGAACCACCTGCCGGAGAACAAGCGCAGCGCGGCGACGCTGCGGCGCCTGGGCTTCAGCGTGGAGGGCTACGCGCGCGACTTCCTGCGCATCCACGGGCAGTGGAGAGACCACGTGCTCACCGCGCTCATCGCGCCCGAGAAGCCGTCGCGGCGTTAG
- the gshB gene encoding glutathione synthase produces MPLTLGFLMDPLEGVVVNHDSTFALMLEAQARGHTVRYFEQGWLHFAGGCARSRMRTVRVRREAGRHFEVLEESVQPVHGLDALFLRKDPPVDTEYLHATQLVELSGGHPPPLFVNSPAGIRDANEKLFALRYSDLMPETLIARDFATLREFIARQPQGTILKPVDGFGGLGVVFLTPQDRNARSLVELLTRGGREAVVAQAYVPQSRAGDKRIILVEGEPVGAVLRVPAADDNRGNMAAGGKPVKTELTAREQEICRRLKPELLARGLLLVGIDVLGDFLTEVNVTSPTGLVEIDQLDHISVEARVLDMTERLARSRRA; encoded by the coding sequence ATGCCCCTGACCCTCGGCTTCCTCATGGACCCCCTCGAAGGCGTGGTGGTGAACCACGACTCCACCTTCGCGCTGATGCTCGAGGCCCAGGCGCGCGGCCACACCGTGCGCTACTTCGAGCAGGGCTGGCTGCACTTCGCCGGCGGCTGCGCGCGCAGCCGCATGCGCACCGTGCGGGTGCGGCGCGAGGCGGGCCGGCACTTCGAGGTGCTCGAGGAGTCGGTGCAGCCGGTGCACGGCCTGGACGCGCTCTTCCTGCGCAAGGACCCGCCGGTGGACACGGAGTACCTGCACGCGACGCAGCTGGTGGAGCTCAGCGGCGGCCACCCGCCCCCGCTGTTCGTGAACAGCCCCGCGGGCATCCGGGACGCGAACGAGAAGCTCTTCGCCCTGCGCTACAGCGACCTGATGCCCGAGACCCTCATCGCGCGCGACTTCGCCACGCTGCGCGAGTTCATCGCGCGCCAGCCGCAGGGCACCATCCTCAAGCCGGTGGACGGCTTCGGAGGCCTCGGCGTGGTGTTCCTGACCCCGCAGGACCGCAACGCGCGCAGCCTCGTGGAGCTGCTCACGCGCGGTGGGCGCGAGGCGGTGGTGGCGCAGGCCTACGTGCCGCAGAGCCGCGCGGGCGACAAGCGCATCATCCTGGTGGAGGGCGAGCCGGTGGGCGCGGTGCTGCGCGTGCCGGCGGCGGACGACAACCGCGGCAACATGGCGGCCGGCGGCAAGCCGGTGAAGACCGAGCTCACGGCGCGCGAGCAGGAGATCTGCCGCCGCCTCAAGCCGGAGCTGCTCGCGCGGGGCCTCTTGCTGGTGGGCATCGACGTGCTCGGCGACTTCCTCACCGAGGTGAACGTCACCAGCCCCACGGGGCTCGTGGAGATCGACCAGCTGGATCACATCTCCGTGGAGGCGCGGGTGCTGGACATGACCGAGCGGCTCGCGCGCTCGCGGAGAGCCTGA
- a CDS encoding patatin-like phospholipase family protein encodes MSVHPVLEILHARRAQRSEPGARTDGARIALVVEGGGMRGVVSSAMTQALEEAGLTASFDFAVGCSAGALNAAALLAGVAKGCTVEYAGAFASRRFINPARLLLGRPAVDVEYVLDHAGDHLDAARHARTLASPIPLHCIATAVDSAEGEDLTGFTDLKELRHALLASSRLPWVGGGPVTFRGRQYLDGGLVEAIPLRSALKLGATHVLVLQTRPEGLRYPASEGFAERIVEARLRALNPALVERYRARGRAYDEASDEVALRESERGTGPYVLGVRLPSGTPSVSRLERRAPVLREAARVALEHTRQLLGV; translated from the coding sequence ATGTCCGTGCACCCCGTCCTCGAGATCCTTCACGCCCGCCGCGCCCAGAGGAGCGAGCCCGGTGCCCGAACGGACGGCGCGCGCATTGCCCTCGTCGTAGAGGGAGGCGGGATGCGCGGCGTGGTCTCCAGCGCGATGACCCAGGCGCTGGAGGAGGCGGGGCTCACCGCGTCTTTCGACTTCGCGGTGGGCTGCTCGGCGGGGGCGCTGAATGCGGCGGCCCTGCTCGCAGGCGTGGCGAAGGGCTGCACCGTCGAGTACGCGGGCGCCTTCGCGAGCCGGCGCTTCATCAACCCCGCGCGCCTGCTGCTGGGCCGCCCCGCGGTGGACGTGGAGTACGTGCTCGACCACGCAGGCGATCACCTGGACGCCGCCCGCCACGCGCGCACCCTCGCGAGCCCCATCCCGCTGCACTGCATCGCCACCGCGGTGGACAGCGCGGAGGGAGAGGACCTCACCGGCTTCACGGACCTGAAGGAGCTGCGCCATGCGCTGCTCGCCTCGAGCCGGCTGCCCTGGGTGGGCGGCGGTCCAGTGACCTTCCGCGGACGGCAGTACCTCGACGGCGGCCTGGTGGAGGCGATTCCGCTGCGTAGCGCACTGAAGCTCGGTGCCACGCACGTGCTGGTGCTGCAGACACGCCCCGAGGGCCTGCGCTATCCGGCGAGCGAGGGCTTCGCGGAGCGCATCGTGGAGGCGCGGCTGCGCGCGCTGAACCCCGCGCTGGTGGAGCGCTACCGGGCGCGAGGCCGCGCGTACGACGAGGCCTCGGACGAGGTGGCGCTCCGGGAGAGCGAGCGCGGCACTGGGCCGTACGTGCTCGGAGTGCGGTTGCCTTCGGGGACGCCGAGCGTGAGCCGCCTCGAGCGCCGCGCGCCGGTGCTGCGCGAGGCGGCGCGCGTCGCACTCGAGCACACGCGACAGCTTCTGGGCGTGTGA